Proteins encoded in a region of the Thermoplasmata archaeon genome:
- a CDS encoding replication factor C large subunit, with protein MMDWTEKYRPQSLEEVVGNPAAVNTLKAWAESWNNGIPEKRAVVLIGTPGIGKTTSAEALARDMGWSIIEMNASDQRNADAIEDIAVRGSRFNTFSDEGTYLDTGKGQRKLIVLDEADNFFGNTDRGAIPVISKLIKETLQPLVLIVNDYYELSRKCSAAKTDTLQITFQKPKTPSVVKALYKIAQNEGITVDQDAMEMIAEKAAGDMRAAVRNLEALSLGQNHVTLEMAESISARDKRNDMYTLMSAIFRSNDAMKARRIMMDTDTDPPEVELWVDENLPYEFLDKGDLVRGYEKLSRADIYLGRVGRRQYFGFWSYASDTLTAGVNTARMTNKYSHDRLHFPSYLSKMSRSKSVRALRKSVDLKLAIYLHTSTKRVDLDVLPFVKQIMSNEPEMRVLITKELKLEPEELGFLLDKKPESKDVKAVFEQIESEIPKPEPVKKKAAKASEPIVKEAEEPVKEPEKPQAEHKKNNQASLFDF; from the coding sequence ATGATGGATTGGACCGAGAAATATCGCCCTCAGTCATTGGAGGAAGTCGTAGGCAATCCTGCAGCGGTGAATACGCTCAAGGCATGGGCGGAATCCTGGAATAATGGAATACCCGAGAAAAGGGCGGTCGTTCTGATAGGGACTCCAGGAATAGGTAAGACCACTTCAGCCGAGGCATTGGCCAGAGACATGGGTTGGTCTATCATAGAGATGAACGCATCAGACCAGCGTAATGCCGACGCTATCGAAGATATAGCCGTTCGTGGATCGAGGTTCAATACGTTCTCGGATGAGGGCACATATTTGGATACCGGAAAGGGCCAGAGGAAGCTCATAGTCCTGGATGAGGCTGACAATTTCTTCGGGAACACGGACAGGGGGGCCATACCAGTCATTTCCAAGCTCATAAAAGAGACTCTTCAGCCTCTTGTCCTAATTGTGAATGACTATTACGAACTGTCCCGTAAGTGCAGTGCAGCGAAGACGGACACGCTTCAGATCACTTTCCAGAAGCCCAAGACCCCTTCAGTGGTCAAAGCTTTGTACAAGATTGCTCAGAATGAAGGAATTACCGTGGACCAAGATGCCATGGAGATGATAGCGGAGAAAGCGGCTGGAGACATGCGTGCAGCGGTCCGCAATCTCGAGGCATTATCCCTCGGACAAAACCATGTCACACTGGAGATGGCAGAGAGCATATCCGCCCGCGACAAGAGGAATGACATGTACACTCTGATGTCGGCCATATTCAGATCCAACGATGCCATGAAGGCCAGAAGGATCATGATGGATACGGACACCGATCCTCCCGAGGTAGAATTATGGGTCGATGAGAACCTTCCATACGAATTCCTGGATAAAGGCGACCTTGTACGCGGATATGAGAAACTCTCACGCGCCGATATCTATTTGGGCAGGGTGGGAAGACGCCAATATTTCGGATTCTGGTCTTATGCTAGCGATACTCTGACGGCAGGCGTGAATACTGCGCGCATGACTAACAAGTATTCCCATGACCGTCTCCATTTCCCTTCCTATCTGAGCAAGATGTCCAGAAGCAAGAGTGTCCGCGCTCTGAGGAAATCCGTTGACCTCAAGTTGGCGATATACCTGCACACCTCAACCAAGCGTGTAGATCTGGACGTGTTGCCTTTCGTCAAGCAGATAATGTCTAACGAACCCGAGATGCGCGTTCTAATAACCAAGGAACTGAAACTCGAACCTGAGGAGTTAGGCTTCCTGCTGGATAAAAAACCGGAATCCAAGGATGTCAAAGCGGTATTCGAGCAAATCGAGAGCGAGATTCCAAAACCAGAGCCGGTAAAGAAGAAAGCCGCAAAGGCTTCAGAACCGATAGTCAAGGAAGCAGAGGAACCTGTAAAGGAACCGGAAAAGCCACAGGCTGAGCATAAGAAAAATAATCAGGCAAGCCTGTTCGACTTCTGA